CCTGTCCACACATATGCACAGCTATGGCGCACTGGCGCTGATCTCTGTACTGTGGGCCGTTGTGGGTTACACCCTGGCCTTTGGTGAAGACGTGGGCGGCATTATCGGCGACCTTTCCTACCTCTTCCTCAAAGGTGTTGGCGGCGAGTCGGCTCCTGCGGCCACACAGCTGCCCCATACGGTATTTATGGGTTATCAGTGCATGTTTGCTGCTCTTACCGTGGCCCTTATATCTGGTGCCTACGCTGAGCGCATCCGCTTCTCTGCCATGCTTGTTTTCTCTGGCTTGTGGCTGCTCTTTGTTTACTCCCCCATGGCCCACTGGGTGTGGGGTGGCGGCTGGATGAGCAAAATGGGCGCCCTTGACTTTGCTGGCGGTGCAGTTGTGCACATGTCTTCTGGCGCGGCGGCTCTTGCCTGTGCCCAGGCCCTTGGACCGCGGCTTTCCACCGGCAGCTCGCATGCCACGCCCAACAACCTGCCCCTTACCCTGCTTGGCGGCGGCCTGCTGTGGTTCGGCTGGTTCGGCTTCAACGCTGGTAGCGCCCTGGTTTCCGGTCCTCTTGCTGGTCAGGCTCTTGTAACCACCCACATGGCTTCTGCCTGCGGTATTCTTGGCTGGATGCTCGTTGAATGGATTCGTACCGGCAAGCCCACAAGCCTTGGCGCCATCTCTGGTGCGCTGGCCGGACTTGTGGCCATCACCCCCGGCGCGGGCTTTGTTGAAGTGCTGCCCGCCATGCTCATCGGCTTTATTGGCGGCATCATCTGCTACGGCGGCGTGCTTCTCAAGAACAAGTTCGGCTAC
The Desulfovibrio sp. DNA segment above includes these coding regions:
- a CDS encoding ammonium transporter, whose amino-acid sequence is MNASDTAFILICASMVMLMTPALALFYGGLVRSRNILSTHMHSYGALALISVLWAVVGYTLAFGEDVGGIIGDLSYLFLKGVGGESAPAATQLPHTVFMGYQCMFAALTVALISGAYAERIRFSAMLVFSGLWLLFVYSPMAHWVWGGGWMSKMGALDFAGGAVVHMSSGAAALACAQALGPRLSTGSSHATPNNLPLTLLGGGLLWFGWFGFNAGSALVSGPLAGQALVTTHMASACGILGWMLVEWIRTGKPTSLGAISGALAGLVAITPGAGFVEVLPAMLIGFIGGIICYGGVLLKNKFGYDDALDVVGIHGIGGTWGALATGLFACAAINNSDGLFYGNPEQAWIQIVSIVATWGYCYIVSRIILYVVDAVVGLRVTPEEEFTGLDLSEHNERGYSL